AAAAACACTTGTATCAATACTAAAAATATAACATGTAATTTTAGCTATCAAATACCCAATTCGCCTATATACAGTTACCACCTTAATATGAAGCCATAAAGTATCATAAATAAAAATAGTAACAGGTCTATAACAGCTCATAAAACAAATAATATACTATCAATCAAGTCGTTAATATCTTCCCAGGAGTATTATTACCTATTACACTCATTAGCAACTGTTAGTATATTGTCAGAAGTAACAAATCGTGTTTCTTCACATCAATAATAATAGCTCAATAATGTAATAAATTGTATAATAACTACTTCTCGTTTATAAATGAAAATCAAAAAACTAAATCACTCAATGTAAAGCACGACAAATAGCAATGAATTTTGGCTTAGAATTAATCACTAAAGGAAAAAGTATTACACAAACAGACCTACAACGTTTAGCAGTTGTTATTAGGTCAGAAATACCTATTGAATTACAGAATCTTCTACTTTTCCATAATGGAGGAGACCTGGAAGTTAACTCCTTTTACAGACTTATAGGAAATACCACTTTTCAAACCAGTAGTATTAAGTCAATCATGAGTGTGGAAGAAATCGAAACAACCTTCAACAATTTAAGTGATGATTCAACTTTTTGCGAAAGCAAAATTATCCCATTTGCTAGTCTTTTAGGACCTGGTATAATAGGAATTGGTTGGAATGTTTATAATAGAGGAAAAATCTATATTTATGATTGGGATTACGGACTAACCTATCAGGCAGCTTCATTAAACGAATTCTGTAAGCAACTAGTATTTACAGATTCCTCTGAACTTCGAAAACAGCTACTTACTCTGCAAGAAGAAACAAAATGGATTATATGAAACTCAATCATTCCATAACAACTACAAGTCATTATCAAGTAACATGTAGTCGTTATGGAATAGTTAATCAAGCCGTTACAATCTCCTTCTCATCTGTATCTTTCTCCTGCGGAGGCCTTCTATGCCAATAAGATGCCAGAATTGAACCTGTAATATTCATAACCGGACCAAAAACAGCTGGTGCTAAGCCCAAGGTTGCAGTCTTTCCCATTTCTTTCGCCAACCCAGAAGCCAGCCCTCCATTTTGCATACCTACTTCAATGGCAATTGTACGGCAATCACGTTCACTCAATTTGAAGGCGCGTCCCAGCCAGTATCCCAGAAAATATCCGCTCGTATTGTGAATCAATGTACAGGCGATCAGTGCAGGTCCAATCTGCAATAAGTTGTTTCTACCAGAAGCGGTGATGATCACAATGATAAAGGCAATACCCAGCATAGATACCAGTGGCATTAGTTTATCCAGCCACTCCAGCTTTCCTTTGAGCAGTTTATTAAATAACAATCCGGCACCAATAGGTAGTATTACCATCTTGATGATATCCCACATCATAGCCAGTGCATCAACCTCAATGAATTCACCACCCAGTATTTTCATCCACATAGGTGTCAGAAAGGGAGCCAATAACGTTGCAATAGCTGTTAATGTAATGGACAAGGCTAAGTTTGCTTTTGCCAGATACGACATCACATTGGAAGCCATACCGCAAGGCATACTTCCAATCAATACCACACCCGCGGCAATTTCAGGCGGAAAGCCAAAAACCTTTGCTAATGTAAATCCCAGCAGAGGCATTAATGTAAAGTGTCCCAACAAACCACTGATTACAGCTTTGGGCATCTTAGCAACACTGGCAAAATCCTTTACTCCCATCTCCGTTCCCATTCCAAACATGATAATCTGAATCAATGGAGTGATTAAAGCTGTAAGCGTAAAATTATTTACTTTAATAAAGTATTGCGGATAATACAAAGCTGTTGTAACAGCAGCAAAAATCATCAGGGTATAGGCAAACCCTTTCAACACATCATATCCCCGAAAGGCAATACCCAAGGCAGCAAAGAGTATAATAACAACAGGACCAGCCTCTGCTAACCTCCCCATTACTATCATAACCAAGGTGGTCAGAAAGCTGATTCCAGCTATACTCCAAGCAATTATATTCCGATACTTTTGTCCAGCAGTAGAAACCATAGATTAAAAATTCTTAAATAAACAGGTGTGTGTTTTTCTCAGGTGAAGTTACCAAGTACGTTTTTTCATAAACTCATCGAGTTGAGCTCGAGTCATTTTCAGTTCTCCAGGATGTTGGTCCAGCCACTTTAGGAAATCCTCTTTAATTTTATCAGTCCATTCATTATCAATCTGACCTGTACTGTATTTTCCTGTCTTCAACATCTCATGACCAAATTTATCCCGCAGACCAATGAACTCAGCAGTAGAGATTACTTTCTCAGCCATATGTGCAGGAATAAATAATACCCCTTCCCGCTCTGAAATAACCAGATCGCCAGGTAGTACAATGGCGCCTCCAATTCGGATAGGAGTATTAAGCCCCATCAATACTACATCTTTTAAATAGGAAGGATCAAAGTCCCGTACAAAGGCATTGAATCCTTTAATCTGAGCTAACCCTTGTAAATCCCGTGCAGCCCCATCAAAGATGACACCATTGTGAGATTTGGCATAAATTGAGTTTCCCAGGTTGTCTCCGATCAATGTTCCTTCAGCGATTTTCCCAAAACAATCTGCTACATACACATCACCTGGAGTCAGCATGTCAATAGGCCAGGCATTGGTATTGCCAACACGTCCCTGCTTCTGTCCTCTCTCCTTGATTTTTTTCTCCACATCTGGGCGACTAGGCATAAACATAGCTGTTAATGCACGCCCAACTACAGGGACATCATCATGCACCATCTTCCAGTTTCTTTCAAACTGACATGTGTATCCTTCATTATTCAATACCTGCCAGGCTTCTTCAATTCCAACCTTTTTGGCCCTTTCTATCAGATCATCGGGTATTTTGGGGCGACCATCCGAAAAGCGTTCACCCTTCCATTCGGAAGTCAGATAGATTAATTCATCACGTGTGATTGTCTGAGCAGAAGCGCCATATACACAGTATAATAAAAGTATTGTGGCGAGGACTTTTTGTAACATGTGTTCTGATTAATTGGTAGAGTCAGGTAAGTATAGATATTGAGAAGCAGAATGATATTTTTATAGATCACTCTGAAAATGTTTTTTTATTTCAAAAACAGTTGTTGTACACATACAGCCATAGGAACCTTGGTTTCCCATCCTGTATAGGTAAGCTTGCCAGTAGCTTTATCTCGTTTGAAAACAACTACATTATCATTATCACGATTGGTAACAAATACCAATTCGCCTTTTGCATCTACACAGAAATTTCTTGGATGTCCTCCATGTGTAGCCTCATGACCTACTACAGTCAGCTTTCCGGTTTGAGGATCTACTTTGTAAATTGCCAGACTATTATGACCACGATTGGAAGCATATAAAAATTTGCCATCAGGTGAGAAATGGATATCCGCTGCATAACTTTTCTCTGTAAAGTTTTCAGGTAACATGGTTACCTGCTCTACAGGAGTAAGGCCACCTGTTGCTTTATCCACCTTATATACAGCGACTTTTGAAGACAATTCTTCAGCGGAATAGGCAAAATTACCATTGGGATGAATA
This genomic stretch from Xanthocytophaga agilis harbors:
- a CDS encoding SMI1/KNR4 family protein, translated to MNFGLELITKGKSITQTDLQRLAVVIRSEIPIELQNLLLFHNGGDLEVNSFYRLIGNTTFQTSSIKSIMSVEEIETTFNNLSDDSTFCESKIIPFASLLGPGIIGIGWNVYNRGKIYIYDWDYGLTYQAASLNEFCKQLVFTDSSELRKQLLTLQEETKWII
- a CDS encoding bile acid:sodium symporter family protein; this encodes MVSTAGQKYRNIIAWSIAGISFLTTLVMIVMGRLAEAGPVVIILFAALGIAFRGYDVLKGFAYTLMIFAAVTTALYYPQYFIKVNNFTLTALITPLIQIIMFGMGTEMGVKDFASVAKMPKAVISGLLGHFTLMPLLGFTLAKVFGFPPEIAAGVVLIGSMPCGMASNVMSYLAKANLALSITLTAIATLLAPFLTPMWMKILGGEFIEVDALAMMWDIIKMVILPIGAGLLFNKLLKGKLEWLDKLMPLVSMLGIAFIIVIITASGRNNLLQIGPALIACTLIHNTSGYFLGYWLGRAFKLSERDCRTIAIEVGMQNGGLASGLAKEMGKTATLGLAPAVFGPVMNITGSILASYWHRRPPQEKDTDEKEIVTA
- a CDS encoding RraA family protein, producing MLQKVLATILLLYCVYGASAQTITRDELIYLTSEWKGERFSDGRPKIPDDLIERAKKVGIEEAWQVLNNEGYTCQFERNWKMVHDDVPVVGRALTAMFMPSRPDVEKKIKERGQKQGRVGNTNAWPIDMLTPGDVYVADCFGKIAEGTLIGDNLGNSIYAKSHNGVIFDGAARDLQGLAQIKGFNAFVRDFDPSYLKDVVLMGLNTPIRIGGAIVLPGDLVISEREGVLFIPAHMAEKVISTAEFIGLRDKFGHEMLKTGKYSTGQIDNEWTDKIKEDFLKWLDQHPGELKMTRAQLDEFMKKRTW